Proteins found in one Fusarium oxysporum Fo47 chromosome V, complete sequence genomic segment:
- a CDS encoding uncharacterized protein (of unknown function-domain containing protein): MREFMDYVHSAFYEATGWNRDNSYAALNVTSDALLNFQTPRGLRLTLSALASPNFATSYQLGSVGIVDGSISYLFSSVPLRLLLTPQSETVNLPELLRSYRPLTELPHRSNPLLQTPKDKPESSLLYGRLYLPQSLLEALFVKRLSPALQVQLSSVSAQHLKNGGTVLGLAQYDVGKYALEGLASSDGGLLGFRGVYNFGGDAEKPSDQAVNDNGNADRERIYGRFSTGGEIYYGTLNKSGGISVGTRFATLPAHKGTPLSATLTLNPLMGNISASYAVVAGQHCSLATRMEFNVFSYESAWAIGMELWRKPFTRPVLDDEPVIDDKVVLDDKPEVKRPKERSFQAKLEWRLDDPEPVVVKPPPPPPSPPKEEIDPEKPGEERYAGVLKTRLDQNMRIGVLWEGRVKSLLFSLGSSIDLRKLDKPFRTLGLEIQFSS, from the exons ATGCGCGAGTTTATGGACTATGTCCACAGCGCCTTCTATGAAGCTACTGGATGGAATCGCGACAACTCGTACGCAGCGCTGAATGTGACCAGTGATG CTCTTCTGAACTTCCAGACCCCTCGTGGGCTACGACTCACCCTATCTGCCCTCGCGAGCCCCAACTTTGCGACATCCTACCAACTTGGCTCAGTCGGTATCGTTGATGGATCCATCTCGTacctcttctcatcagtcCCGCTTCGACTTCTTTTGACACCGCAATCGGAGACGGTCAATCTACCGGAGCTTTTGCGCTCGTACAGACCTCTCACCGAACTCCCCCACCGAAGCAATCCTCTCCTCCAGACACCGAAAGATAAACCGGAATCGTCACTCCTGTATGGTCGACTCTACCTACCCCAATCGCTACTCGAAGCTCTATTCGTCAAACGACTGTCTCCTGCGCTCCAGGTCCAGCTCAGTTCTGTATCTGCCCAGCACCTTAAGAACGGCGGCACTGTACTAGGCCTGGCGCAATATGACGTCGGGAAATATGCGCTCGAAGGACTGGCGTCCTCAGATGGAGGACTACTCGGCTTCCGGGGCGTGTATAATTTCGGCGGCGATGCCGAGAAGCCGTCAGACCAGGCTGTCAACGACAATGGAAACGCCGACAGGGAAAGGATCTATGGTCGATTCAGCACCGGTGGAGAAATCTATTACGGCACCCTGAACAAGTCGGGTGGAATCAGCGTGGGAACCCGATTTGCAACGTTACCCGCGCACAAGGGAACGCCTTTATCTGCGACGTTGACACTGAATCCCTTGATGGGTAATATCAGTGCAAGTTATGCCGTGGTGGCAGGCCAGCATTGCAGTCTTGCTACGCGGATGGAGTTCAACGTGTTCAGCTACGAAAGCGCTTGGGCTATTGGTATGGAGCTCTGGCGGAAGCCATTTACCCGACCGGTTCTTGATGACGAGCCAGTCATTGATGACAAAGTGGTTCTTGACGATAAACCAGAGGTGAAGCGGCCAAAGGAGCGCAGCTTTCAAGCCAAATTGGAATGGCGTCTGGACGATCCCGAGCCAGTTGTCGTCAAACCACCGCCGCCTCCCCCTTCACCCCCAAAGGAGGAGATAGACCCTGAAAAGCCTGGAGAGGAGAGATATGCAGGTGTACTCAAGACTCGACTTGACCAAAACATGCGAATAGGGGTGCTGTGGGAAGGGCGGGTCAAATCTCTCCTATTCAGTCTTGGAAGTTCGATCGACTTGAGGAAACTTGACAAGCCATTCCGAACGCTCGGATTGGAAATCCAGTTTTCATCATGA
- a CDS encoding Zinc/iron permease encodes MADADTCSGEAVDLGRRGLRIGSIFIIMASSAIGALLPIFLARQKTIPVPKMTFFICKFIGTGVIIATAFMHLLVPAVENLTDPCLEDRLGGYDWAEAIALMTVIVMFFVEMLAARLSNADMEHNHSMEIDHELDPAMDFIAKKQPSNPDIENGDRMGPGYAPGGDSHLAHGREHKEGDAQGGLAGQLLAIFILEFGVVFHSVFIGLTLGTIASDELTVLLIVLVFHQMFEGLGLGSRLAVAPWPSNRQWMPYLLGCIFALSTPIGIAAGIGAKPNNANDQKLTNGIFDAISAGILMYTGLVELLAHEFMFNPYMRKAPIRILLLAFACVAFGVAVMAILAKWA; translated from the coding sequence ATGGCCGACGCTGATACCTGCAGCGGCGAGGCCGTCGATCTCGGCCGACGAGGTCTTCGAATTggctccatcttcatcatcatggcctctTCGGCTATCGGCGCACTCTTGCCCATTTTCCTGGCGCGCCAGAAGACGATCCCGGTACCTAAGATGACCTTCTTCATTTGCAAGTTCATCGGTACCGGAGTCATCATAGCGACAGCTTTCATGCACCTGCTTGTTCCCGCTGTCGAGAACTTGACCGACCCCTGTCTCGAGGACCGACTGGGTGGTTACGATTGggctgaagccatcgcgcTCATGACTGTTATTGTCATGTTCTTTGTCGAAATGCTCGCCGCTCGTCTCAGCAACGCCGACATGGAGCACAACCACTCAATGGAGATTGACCACGAGCTCGATCCTGCTATGGACTTTATCGCTAAGAAGCAGCCCAGCAACCCTGACATCGAGAACGGTGACCGTATGGGGCCTGGCTATGCCCCTGGTGGTGACAGCCACCTCGCTCACGGTCGTGAGCACAAGGAGGGTGATGCTCAGGGCGGACTTGCTGGTCAGCTgctcgccatcttcattcTCGAATTCGGTGTCGTGTTCCACAGTGTCTTCATCGGTCTTACTCTCGGCACGATCGCCTCTGACGAGCTTACCGTTCTCTTGATTGTTCTCGTCTTCCATCAGATGTTCGAGGGTCTCGGTCTCGGTTCTCGTCTGGCTGTCGCTCCTTGGCCCAGTAACCGACAGTGGATGCCCTACCTACTCGGCTGCATCTTTGCTCTATCAACTCCCATTGGTATCGCGGCTGGTATCGGAGCCAAGCCCAACAACGCCAACGACCAGAAGCTTACAAACGGTATCTTCGACGCTATCAGTGCTGGTATTCTCATGTACACTGGTCTTGTAGAGCTCCTCGCCCACGAGTTCATGTTCAACCCTTACATGCGCAAAGCCCCAATCAGGATTCTGTTGCTCGCATTCGCATGTGTTGCCTTCGGTGTCGCTGTCATGGCTATTCTTGCCAAGTGGGCTTAA
- a CDS encoding ribosomal protein S19e, producing MAGGVTVRDVDAQKFITAYSAFLKRQGKLPIPGWVDTVKTGPAKELPPQDIDWFYVRAASIARHVYLRKTVGVGRLRKVHGTAKNRGSRPSKHVDASGSVDRKVMQALEKIGVLEQDEDKGGRRITQAGQRDLDRIAQTTAEAEEEEDDE from the exons ATGGCCGGCGGAGTTACCGTTCGCGATGTCGAT GCGCAGAAGTTCATCACTGCCTACTCTGCTTTCTTGAAGCGACAGGGCAAGCTTCCCATCCCCG GTTGGGTCGATACCGTCAAGACTGGTCCTGCCAAGGAGCTCCCTCCCCAGGACATTGACTGGTTCTACGTTCGCGCCGCCTCCATCGCCCGCCACGTCTACCTCCGCAAGACCGTCGGTGTTGGCCGTCTCCGCAAGGTCCACGGCACTGCCAAGAACCGTGGCAGCCGTCCCTCCAAGCACGTCGATGCCTCCGGCTCCGTCGACCGAAAGGTCATGcaggctcttgagaagatcggTGTCCTTGAGCAGGACGAGGACAAGGGTGGCCGCCGCATCACCCAGGCCGGACAGCGTGATTTGGACCGAATTGCCCAGACCACCGctgaggccgaggaggaggaggatgacgagtAA
- a CDS encoding uncharacterized protein (domain of unknown function in PX-proteins-domain containing protein) has product MTSTNLAPEQVHALFDILTHHETYAEIQGFKDPDAVTGYGYPFSRATVEPQTTQSAPPSTGWRSWAGTPVSSRPGTPKQGAAKDVKETPSDDDDKKPSSSPILQTMLTRFILKLPGVRDLPREFWSVRVQGLLTRLGEAELSESYDKGALGTRKVLATGSSGLLEMVGRGVLGGVKKANRPDKSSDKKVEYDRSKAADLVKAWDDVVEGLVYGGLADEMFDHFSKTSDLESHSPVIGAAAEYAIIHLATFIHHIFVLSPEGQYLLKLLENVHNLIPYKMVKQTLRMGNAASMISAMMRLLLAKLSVTSVTNWIGLTANADDGMNLLQRIISLVLSWDAGEFRKSADKVERAKDRPSDEMLEAIRQYIAMSRDEHKTVRNASEEHAQSIITAIFNGSNPTLATQLDDQKHAQCLEYYSALLSVRDRESITTAFCRQPPDLFTATIKDLFAAYEPMIRMVHSQIDLREHVEAGQLFIDEFIKAGKPKKDGSMPTVDDYVGLFMRNRGLMYRWVHAFAASCPDVWEEMKKWTNDAVLKFRQERKPVQKTSNAEAGEQASNGTVDMSTMDDQLNKLFQSVPEKSQKEVLISLDNHAAYLAQVEALSLCRLQRIIDSDDSESGNMSGPGMYLSRWQSLLEDTAITPETPKGPVRHGKDVKNALTMGKIGVEGTEKAREEALQAAIEEAEEGPEAPDVDVVIKELADGFKKLLQESAGKDMK; this is encoded by the exons ATGACGTCTACAAATCTCGCACCTGAGCAGGTGCATGCCTTATTTGATATCCTCACGCACCACGAAACATACGCAGAAATCCAGGGCTTCAAGGATCCAGATGCAGTCACAGGCTATGGCTATCCTTTCTCAAGAGCAACGGTTGAACCTCAAACTACACAAAGCGCACCCCCAAGCACAGGatggaggagctgggctgGAACACCTGTGAGCTCAAGACCCGGAACGCCAAAGCAAGGAGCAGCGAAAGACGTGAAGGAAACTCCtagcgatgatgacgataaGAAACCTTCTTCGTCTCCTATTCTTCAGACCATGTTAACGCGATTCATTCTGAAGCTTCCGGGTGTGCGAGATCTACCACGCGAGTTTTGGTCTGTTAGAGTACAGGGCTTGTTGACGAGACTCGGAGAGGCAGAACTTTCAGAGAGCTATGATAAGGGGGCTCTGGGGACGAGAAAAGTGCTTGCGACTGGGTCGAGTGGACTTCTTGAAATGGTTGGTCGAGGAGTTCTTGGTGGTGTCAAGAAAGCAAATCGACCGGACAAGTCTTCGGATAAGAAGGTTGAGTACGATCGGAGCAAGGCCGCAGACTTGGTAAAGGCGTgggatgatgttgttgagggcTTGGTCTATGGAGGTTTGGCAGATGAGATGTTTGATCATTTCAGCAAAACTTCAGATCTCGAGAGTCATTCTCCAGTCATTGGAGCAGCAGCTGAATATGCCATCATTCA CCTCGCCACCTTCATCCACCACATCTTTGTCCTCTCCCCAGAAGGCCAATATCTCCTCAAACTCCTCGAAAATGTCCACAACCTCATCCCGTACAAAATGGTCAAGCAGACTTTACGAATGGGCAATGCCGCTAGTATGATTAGCGCCATGATGCGCCTACTCCTTGCAAAGTTGAGCGTTACGAGCGTCACCAACTGGATCGGCTTGACCGCCAACGCCGACGATGGCATGAACCTCTTGCAGCGGATTATCTCATTAGTGTTGTCATGGGACGCTGGAGAGTTCCGAAAGAGTGCTGACAAGGTTGAGAGAGCTAAGGATCGACCGAGTGACGAGATGCTCGAGGCTATTCGTCAGTATATCGCTATGAGTCGTGATGAGCATAAGACGGTTCGTAATGCCAGCGAGGAACATGCTCAGTCAATTATCACCGCTATTTTTAACGGGTCCAATCCCACGTTAGCAACTCAGCTTGATGATCAGAAGCACGCGCAGTGTCTCGAGTATTAttctgctcttctctccGTGCGCGATCGTGAAAGCATCACAACAGCCTTCTGTCGCCAGCCTCCTGATCTCTTTACCGCGACTATCAAGGATCTATTTGCCGCCTATGAACCTATGATCCGCATGGTACACTCCCAGATAGATTTGCGGGAGCATGTCGAAGCGGGTCAATTGTTTATCGATGAGTtcatcaaggctggcaagccGAAGAAGGACGGTAGCATGCCAACTGTGGACGATTACGTTGGTCTTTTCATGAGAAACCGAGGGCTCATGTATAGATGGGTCCATGCGTTTGCGGCATCGTGTCCTGATGTTTgggaagagatgaagaaatggACCAACGATGCCGTACTAAAGTTTCGCCAGGAAAGAAAGCCTGTGCAAAAGACGAGCAATGCCGAGGCTGGAGAGCAGGCGAGCAATGGTACTGTTGATATGAGTACCATGGACGACCAACTGAATAAGCTATTTCAGTCGGTTCCTGAGAAGTCTCAAAAGGAAGTTCTCATTTCATTGGATAACCACGCCGCATACCTTGCGCAAGTCGAGGCCCTTTCTCTCTGCCGCCTACAGCGCATCATCGACTCAGACGATTCAGAATCAGGTAATATGTCAGGCCCAGGCATGTATCTCTCCCGATGGCAGAGTCTGCTAGAAGACACTGCTATAACACCAGAAACGCCAAAGGGGCCCGTCAGACATGGAAAAGATGTCAAGAATGCTCTCACAATGGGCAAGATTGGAGTTGAAGGCACGGAAAAAGCGAGAGAGGAAGCCCTCCAAGCAGCGatcgaagaagctgaggagggACCTGAAGCTCCCGATGTAGATGTGGTGATAAAAGAGCTGGCAGATGGGTTCAAGAAGCTGTTACAGGAGAGCGCTGGAAAGGATATGAAGTAA